From a single Nicotiana tomentosiformis chromosome 2, ASM39032v3, whole genome shotgun sequence genomic region:
- the LOC138904829 gene encoding uncharacterized protein — MQANDKVILKARSLSRFDNSSILTKGEVVLATFAERVITNMKFQVIDADMAYNIILERPLIHDMDVVSSTLHQVLKFPSQWGIKQIRGDQRASRSINSTDVDARPDVIQKPEKNEIIKTTTEELKVVILFVHWPDRKVYIGANLRPEMKDMTGILPKVMTHKLNEDPLHPPVKQIKRKQGAFKNQVIQDEV; from the exons ATGCAAGCTAATGATAAGGTCATACTAAAGGCACGGTCTTTATCTAGATTTGATAATTCAAGCATTCTTACCAAAGGGGAAGTTGTACTGGCCACATTTGCAGAAAGAGTCATCACAAATATGAAGTTTCAAGTAATAGACGCGGACATGGCCTATAATATAATCTTGGAAAGACCATTGATTCATGATATGGATGTTGTCTCATCCACGTTGCATCAAGTTCTCAAATTCCCTTCACAGTGGGGAATCAAGCAAATCCGGGGAGATCAACGGGCTTCACGAAGTATTAATTCA ACTGATGTTGACGCAAGACCTGATGTGATTCAAAAGCCAGAGAAAAATGAGATCATTAAAACAACCACGGAGGAGCTCAAAGTTGTAATACTATTTGTCCACTGGCCAGACAGAAAAGTTTACATCGGAGCAAATTTGAGGCCAgaaatgaaag atatgacaggtatactaCCAAAGGTGATGACTCATAAGCTAAATGAGGATCCATTACACCCACCTGTCAAGCAAATAAAAAGGAAGCAAGGGGccttcaaaaatcaagtgatccAGGATGAAGTATAA